From the genome of Candidatus Electrothrix communis, one region includes:
- a CDS encoding restriction endonuclease subunit S — protein MNIAQYFNIGYGREKDERDIQMRLYPSSPFPHATLGDCGEIVTGSTPSKSKAEFWGGKVPFVTPAQLGFRDPVTTANEFVTMDGAERGRMLPEGAVLVCCIGSLGKTGVAGVPLITNQQINAIIFDPDQVEARYGYYAARNLTHLLEHFAPSTTLKIVKKSSFAKMEIPLPPLAEQKRIAKILDTTDALRAKRREALAQLDTLLQSTFIDMFGDPVTNPMRWDDTSLLGDIADIVSGLTKGRKLNGKATREVPYLAVVNVQDRHLVLDPLKHIEATEKEIERYQLKNDDLLLTEGGDPDKLGRGTLWHNEVADCIHQNHVFRVRLHVESIHPVYLNWLIGSPRGKRYFLRQAKQTTGIATINLTQLRKFPLIKPPLPLQTQFATIVKSIEQQKARMQAHLSELDTLFAALQQRAFNGDL, from the coding sequence CGTTTCCTCATGCAACGCTTGGGGATTGCGGAGAAATAGTTACAGGTTCAACGCCCTCCAAGTCCAAGGCTGAATTTTGGGGCGGCAAAGTTCCGTTTGTCACGCCAGCTCAACTCGGATTTCGTGATCCAGTCACAACTGCTAATGAATTCGTCACGATGGATGGTGCGGAACGTGGTAGAATGCTGCCCGAAGGTGCTGTTCTTGTTTGCTGTATCGGCTCACTCGGCAAGACAGGTGTTGCCGGAGTTCCACTCATAACCAATCAGCAGATCAATGCAATAATCTTTGATCCTGACCAAGTTGAAGCACGGTACGGCTACTACGCTGCCCGTAACTTGACGCACTTACTTGAGCATTTCGCACCTTCGACAACCCTCAAGATTGTCAAAAAGAGTTCCTTCGCGAAGATGGAAATCCCCCTCCCGCCTTTAGCCGAACAAAAACGCATCGCAAAAATCCTGGATACAACAGATGCCCTGCGAGCCAAACGCCGCGAGGCCCTGGCCCAGCTCGATACCCTCCTTCAATCCACCTTCATTGATATGTTCGGTGATCCGGTCACTAATCCTATGAGGTGGGATGACACTTCTCTACTCGGAGATATTGCCGACATCGTTTCCGGTCTAACGAAAGGACGCAAACTCAATGGGAAAGCAACTCGTGAAGTTCCGTACTTGGCAGTAGTAAATGTTCAAGATCGACACCTTGTTCTTGATCCGCTAAAACACATCGAAGCAACGGAAAAAGAAATCGAGAGATATCAACTCAAAAACGATGACTTACTCCTGACAGAAGGTGGTGATCCTGATAAACTGGGAAGAGGTACTCTTTGGCACAATGAAGTAGCTGACTGCATTCACCAAAATCATGTCTTCCGAGTTCGACTGCATGTGGAAAGCATTCATCCCGTTTACTTGAATTGGTTGATCGGGAGCCCCAGGGGAAAACGATATTTTTTGAGACAGGCAAAGCAAACAACAGGGATTGCCACTATAAATCTTACCCAGCTTCGCAAATTCCCCCTAATCAAGCCCCCCCTCCCTCTCCAAACCCAATTCGCCACCATAGTAAAATCCATTGAACAACAAAAAGCCCGCATGCAAGCCCACCTATCCGAACTAGACACCCTCTTCGCAGCCCTTCAACAACGCGCCTTCAACGGGGACCTCTAA
- the alr gene encoding alanine racemase — protein MNRITGENIANLYHRSAAVVDLACIRHNLRAVRKKAPARKIIAMVKANAYGHGLVRVAEHLASEGVDYLGTAFVEEALELRNAGITIPIITSGPFSKFQIGLFIENNIDLTIASVDALQYIREAAEFYKKRVNIHLKIDTGMMRIGVRYANAHKLFTAALEAEKYLNLVSIFSHFANADNEDLAFAQLQLERFLEAARFFDNEHRPSPLLQIANSAAIMRMKESQLDMVRPGIMLYGYHPSASSESEAHLLPALSLRAKVMYFKVVLAGNSIGYGRTWTAPQNCRVVTLPVGYGDGYARGLSNKAQVLLRGKRYPVAGSICMDQTMIGIDDGEAYIGDEVQLIGKQGEEAITANELADQLGTINYEVLTNISARVPRIYINEHRAI, from the coding sequence TTGAACCGCATCACAGGAGAAAATATTGCCAATCTCTATCACCGCTCTGCTGCGGTGGTGGACTTAGCCTGCATACGTCATAACCTCCGGGCCGTTCGAAAAAAGGCCCCTGCCCGAAAAATCATCGCTATGGTCAAGGCCAATGCCTATGGCCACGGTCTAGTACGGGTTGCTGAACACCTGGCTTCCGAAGGCGTGGATTATCTCGGCACCGCCTTTGTCGAAGAGGCCCTAGAGTTGAGAAATGCAGGTATAACCATTCCCATCATCACCTCAGGTCCATTTTCAAAATTTCAGATTGGCTTGTTCATAGAAAATAATATCGACCTGACCATTGCTTCGGTGGATGCCCTGCAATATATCCGAGAGGCGGCAGAATTTTATAAAAAACGAGTCAACATCCACCTAAAAATCGACACCGGCATGATGCGGATCGGGGTACGGTATGCAAACGCCCATAAACTCTTTACTGCTGCCTTAGAGGCGGAAAAATACCTCAACCTCGTCTCTATCTTTTCCCATTTCGCCAATGCGGACAATGAAGACCTTGCATTCGCACAGCTTCAGCTGGAACGATTTCTTGAAGCAGCGCGTTTCTTTGATAATGAACATCGCCCCTCTCCCTTGCTCCAGATCGCTAATTCTGCCGCCATCATGAGGATGAAGGAAAGCCAGCTCGACATGGTCAGGCCGGGCATCATGCTCTACGGCTACCACCCTTCTGCTTCTTCCGAGTCGGAAGCCCACCTGTTACCCGCCCTCTCCCTCAGGGCAAAAGTCATGTATTTCAAGGTGGTGCTGGCCGGAAACTCTATCGGCTACGGCAGAACCTGGACAGCTCCGCAGAACTGCCGGGTTGTGACTCTTCCGGTGGGATACGGCGACGGTTATGCTCGCGGTCTCTCCAACAAAGCACAGGTTTTGCTGCGCGGCAAGAGATATCCTGTGGCGGGGAGCATCTGCATGGACCAAACAATGATCGGCATCGATGATGGAGAGGCATATATCGGGGATGAAGTGCAGCTCATCGGCAAACAGGGCGAGGAGGCAATCACGGCGAATGAACTTGCTGATCAACTCGGCACGATCAACTATGAAGTCCTGACCAATATCAGCGCACGGGTTCCCAGGATCTACATCAATGAGCATCGGGCAATTTAG